The following DNA comes from Rhodopirellula bahusiensis.
GCTCGTTTGGGCTTGCGACCAATTTAGCACCACGCCCGAACGACCAACCACTTTCGTTGGTGGCATGGAATCGCATTTTGGCCGGTAGAAACCAGTCCTACCGGTCTGCTTGAGGTACCATTTGGACAAAGTCCCCTCCGCCCGTCAGAGCCAATCTTCACCGATGCGATCTTCTACCAGTTTCTACCTTGCCCTCGTCGTTCTATGTTCGCTGGCCTTCATCGTCGATTCATCCGCGCAGGAATCTCCCTACGACGTGTTCCCTGAAGCCGAGCCGCCCTACTACTCGGTTCGTTATGAGGCGTCCAAAGAACCTGGTCAGCTGACCTATCCGGTGAGGTACACCATTTGGATTCCGAAAGGTGTCGCAACACTTCGCGGCATTGTCGTGCATCAACATGGGTGCGGTGAAGGATCGTGCAGCTCCGGCCTTACCGGTGCGTACGATCTTCACTGGCAAGCTCTGGCCACGAAACACGATTGTGCGTTGCTGTCTCCGGCTTATGAACAGCCACAGAAGGCGGATTGTCAGATGTGGTGCGATCCACGCAACGGTTCCGCTGCAGCGTTCGATCGCTCGCTCGTTGATTTTGGCAAAATGTCGGGGCACCCGGAACTCGCTTCCGTGCCACTTGCCCTTTGGGGGCACAGCGGAGGTGGACACTGGTGCGGCGGGATGGTGATGACCCAGCCCGAACGTATCGCCGCCGCATGGCTTCGCTCCGGTGTGCCTCTGTTGGGAGTCAATCCCGATCGACCAGCGATCAAGCCGCATGCCTTGCCCGAAGCGGCACTCAGCATTCCGATGATGTGCAATCCCGGCACCAAAGAAGGCGTGACAGTGAAAGACGGGCGCTTCGCCAATGTTTGGCCAGCGAACCTCGCGTTCTTCAACAACGTTCGCGGTCGTGGTGGCCTGCTCGGGGTTGCCATCGATCCTCTAACCGCACACGAATGCGGAAACTCCAGATACCTGGCGATTCCTTGGCTGGATAAATGTCTCTCGCTGCGACTGCCTTTGGAGTCAGGGCAGGCGTTGCAGAAGATTTCGCTCGAAGGAGCGTGGTTGGCAGAGCCTACCGGTGCGACCGCCATACCCGCCAACCGATTCGAGGGCGACCCGGTCAAGGCAGGGTGGCTACCCGATGAGACCATTGCCAAAGCGTGGATGCAATTTCGAAAAGACACAAACGTGGTCGATACCACACCGCCGCCCGCACCATCACAAGTCCAGCGTGATGGAAACCGGTTGGATTGGATTGCGGAAGCAGATGTCGAAAGCGGAATTCAGAAATTCATCATTCTTCGCGATGGAGAATTTCGAGCGGAAGTCGGCGGTCGCGGCAAGAATCGCTTCGGACGCCCGTTGTTTCAGAACCTGCAATACAGCGACACTCCCGTTCAACCGCTCGCAAAGATGGAGTTCGTCGATCGGACAGCTGAGCCTGGTGTCTATCATGACTACTCCGTGGTTGCCGTGAACACGATGGGGCTCGAGTCAAAGCCCTCACCGGCGGCACCCGAAGTTGGTGGTAACTGACCGCTTCATGATGCCAAGCTAAATTTGGCGATTTAGATGTTCAATCATTGGTCAATCTTAATGAGGCCAGTGGGATCGTCGCTCGCATGGCGGAGAGTGCCCCCTCGCAAACGAGAAATCAATACCAAGCAGGTAGGCAAGAACGATTGTGATTAACCTTTTGAGGCAATTCGATGTTGGCCGACGTTGCACGTGGAAACCGTGGCTGACGCCAAGCGGCTAACATGCCAAAAGACTGCTCTCACCCTGCTAGATTCCCCCGAACCACGACCATCTTAGGAAGCGACATGAAACTCTGCTTGACACTCGCCTGCGCCATTTTTGCCTGCCTGCTGGGCTCGGCTGAGGCGGCCGATCGACCGAACATTCTTTGGATCACCAGCGAGGACAACGGCGTTTCTTGGATCGGTTGTTACGGAGGCGTGAACAGCAAGACCCCGGCGATCGATCAGTTGGCCAAGGAGGGCTTTCGCTACACGCACTGTTTTGACAACGCGGCCGTCTGTGCTCCAACGCGTTCGTCTTGGATCACAGGCATGCATGCCATCTCGCTGGGCACTCAACCAATGCGAAGCCGCAATGTTATCCCGCATGACGTGGTCAAGTATTACCCGGACCTCTTGAGGGAGGCTGGGTACTTCGCCACCAACGGTGGCAAGACCGACTTCAACATTGGTGGACGCGATGATGATGCTTGCTGGGACCCCGGACGTGGGTCGAGGGCCTGGCGAAAACGCGAGGCCGGTCAACCGTTCTTCAGCATCGTCAACATCGGCGTAAGTCACGAGAGTAATGCGCACGGCGACAACCAAAACACGAAGAACGATCCCGCGACGATGAAGCTGTACTCCTATCACCCCGACCTGCCCGCGATCCGCAGGACCTACGCGAAGTATGCCGACGCCGTCGAGCGGATGGACGCGATCGTCGGGGAAACGATCAATCAGCTCAAAGCAGACGGGCTCTATGAAGACACCATCGTCGTCTACTGCTCGGATCACGGCGGCGTGATGCCTCGCAGCAAACGGTTCCTCTACTCCAGCGGCATTCATTGCCCGATGGTCGTTCGCATTCCCGAGAAGTGGAAGCAGTGGTGGCCAGCCGAGAAGCCAGGGATGACAGTCGACCGGTTGGTCAGTTTTGTCGACATGCCCAAAACGTGGCTGAGCCTCGCGAATGCGGAGATCACGGAAACGTTTCAAGGCACTATCTTTCTGGGCGATGACATTGAACCGGAACCCACGTACCACCTTGGTTTTCGCGAACGCGCCGACGAGCGCCTCGATCATGTGCGAATGATCCGCGACAAGCAGTTCGCCTACTACAAAAATTACTACCCGTTCGCCCCGGCGGGTCAGCATTTGGCCTACATCTGGAAGGCGGAGGCGGCGCCGGCTTGGGAACAGCATCACCGAGAGGGAAAAACGAACGAAGTCACCGGACGATTCTTCCGTGCTCGCGTTTCCGAAGAGTTTTACGATACGGATGACGACTTCGACAACGTGAAGAATCTGATCGACCAGCCCGAACATCAGCAGAAGATCGCCGAGTTGCGTTCGGCCATGCGACAAAAGCAACTGGAGCTTTTCGATTCTGGGTTGCTCCCAGAACAGATGCGAATGCGTCGCGCGAAGGAACATGACATAACGATTTACGAAATGGTCCGTGATCCAAAGCTGTATCCATTGGAAAAGTACCTCGACGCGGCCGACATGGCTTTGCTTCGCGACAAAGCGAACTTGGACATACTCACCCGGCAGATGTCGGACGAGGACGAAGGCATGCGTTGGTGGGCGAGTGTCGGGCTGCACCTCATGGAAGATGACGCTGCACCCTCGATCGATGCATTGAAGAAGGCGCTCGACGATGAGTCGGACGAAGTGCGGATGATGTCGGCGTGGACCTTGGTGAAGCTCGGCGAAGAGACGGAGGCAATGGCTTGTCTCCGAGAACTCTTGTTCAACGGGACGAACAACCAAATCATGCTTGAAAACGTGCTCGATTGGATGGGTGAACCGGCTCTGCCATTGATCAAAGAGTATGTGAACAAGGGCTTGGCGAAGAAGGGGCGATACGGAATCGGAATCTTCCAGCGCATTGCCGAAGTGGAAGGCTGGTGACTTCGTGGCGCTGGTTCCTGCCGGCCGTGTTCGTCTGGATATCGCGATCGCATCGCTGATTTCAACACGACTTACCAGACGGAATTTGAGTCCTTCGATGCTGTTCTGTACCAGATGTATGGGCGTTACGAAGTCCAGAACCTGGGCTGGATTGGGCACGGCTGACGAGCAAGCCATTCATCAACGGGGACTCTTCAAGTCGCTTGGTCAGTGTACTGACCGTCTCTATCAGATTGCCTTGGGCAACGTATGAAATCTGACCGACGGATCATTTCACAGTGAGATAGAGCAGCGGCAAATTACGTCGTCAACATGCAGGCTCGTGTCAGACAAGGAGACTGACTGCACGGCTAATCGGATATCGGCGTGAATTGAATTTCGTCGATGACGAATTCGCCAGTCGCACCAAGGGAGATCGACTTTGTGTCGGGGATTTCCCATCCCGGTGGCAACTCAATTTGAGTCGAATCTCCGCTCCATTGAATTGCTTCGATGCCATCAATGAAAACCACGATCTCATTTTCGCGGACATTCAGATCAACGGTGCGATGTTCATCTTGCTCGAAAAAGAAGCCTTCCGTCCAAGTCGGTAGCGATTCATGCCGAGCGATTCCGTCAATGCGTTCGATAAAGCAACCACCAACGTCACGGTGTGTACCTACCGCGAGCATGCCGCTTGAATCACCAAATGGAAAAGCGATGTTCAACCCACCATAGAGTTTGTTGGCGTCACTGCGACGCGCAACCACGAGGCTCAAGTCGTATTGAACGGGCACCTCAACAGGTAGTTGAAGTACGGCGCGAAGTCCGCGCTGGAAATCTGGCGTCAACAATTGACCCGCCTCTATTCGCCACTGACCGATGATGCTGTCCCGGATCACGTCTAATTCGTTGATCGCGTCGATACTTCGCTGCTTCTGATCGGGTTCTGGCACTGCTGGCAAAGGAGCCTCACTGGGTTGCATCGGATTGGTTGCCGGCAATCCAGTCTCCGTTGTATCGAAACGCCAAGGGTTGACGAAAATGAAAAATCCAATGACGCAGCATGTCAACAAAACAGCGCCTACTATTCGCCACCATTTCACTGTGCGTCGCGAGGCCGCAGTAGCATCGCTGTGCCTACTCGTCGGCAAAGCGTCCGGTGCGGCAGCAATGAATGGCGTCAAAGCTTGGATCACATCGTTGGGTGTTTGAAATCGATTCTTCGGGTCAGGAGACACCATCCGACCGATTGCGTCTCGCAAGCTGTCGGGAATTGTGTCTTCATCGAGCAAGCCTTCGGAGGATGCTGCGTCGGCTTGATCCATGTCGTGCCTGCCCGTCTTTTCCTGCACACTTGGCGGCCTGCCGAACAGTAGAAAATGTAGCGTGGCTCCTAACGAATAGATGTCACTACGAATATCCGCTTGGCGTGCATCTTGAGCCTGTTCAGGTGCCACGTAGGCTGGCGTTCCGATGTACGTTCCAATCGCGGTGATGCTATGGTCAGCGGTCCGCA
Coding sequences within:
- a CDS encoding sulfatase-like hydrolase/transferase, with translation MKLCLTLACAIFACLLGSAEAADRPNILWITSEDNGVSWIGCYGGVNSKTPAIDQLAKEGFRYTHCFDNAAVCAPTRSSWITGMHAISLGTQPMRSRNVIPHDVVKYYPDLLREAGYFATNGGKTDFNIGGRDDDACWDPGRGSRAWRKREAGQPFFSIVNIGVSHESNAHGDNQNTKNDPATMKLYSYHPDLPAIRRTYAKYADAVERMDAIVGETINQLKADGLYEDTIVVYCSDHGGVMPRSKRFLYSSGIHCPMVVRIPEKWKQWWPAEKPGMTVDRLVSFVDMPKTWLSLANAEITETFQGTIFLGDDIEPEPTYHLGFRERADERLDHVRMIRDKQFAYYKNYYPFAPAGQHLAYIWKAEAAPAWEQHHREGKTNEVTGRFFRARVSEEFYDTDDDFDNVKNLIDQPEHQQKIAELRSAMRQKQLELFDSGLLPEQMRMRRAKEHDITIYEMVRDPKLYPLEKYLDAADMALLRDKANLDILTRQMSDEDEGMRWWASVGLHLMEDDAAPSIDALKKALDDESDEVRMMSAWTLVKLGEETEAMACLRELLFNGTNNQIMLENVLDWMGEPALPLIKEYVNKGLAKKGRYGIGIFQRIAEVEGW
- a CDS encoding serine/threonine-protein kinase — translated: MTAPSPHSDSENFGERETADENLAVGEDSGFSLANEDTSPLSSVSAELVSHPRYEVLGVIGQGGMGSVYKARHRLMDRLVAIKVIKPELIRNAKAIQRFQREVKAAARLAHPNIVAAFDAEQVGELHLLVMEHVDGIDLAELVKQRGRLSVPVACEYVVQVATGLQHAFENGMVHRDIKPPNLMMSTADEGSSDDASELSDVTIKILDFGLASFAVPDDSNESVRTADHSITAIGTYIGTPAYVAPEQAQDARQADIRSDIYSLGATLHFLLFGRPPSVQEKTGRHDMDQADAASSEGLLDEDTIPDSLRDAIGRMVSPDPKNRFQTPNDVIQALTPFIAAAPDALPTSRHSDATAASRRTVKWWRIVGAVLLTCCVIGFFIFVNPWRFDTTETGLPATNPMQPSEAPLPAVPEPDQKQRSIDAINELDVIRDSIIGQWRIEAGQLLTPDFQRGLRAVLQLPVEVPVQYDLSLVVARRSDANKLYGGLNIAFPFGDSSGMLAVGTHRDVGGCFIERIDGIARHESLPTWTEGFFFEQDEHRTVDLNVRENEIVVFIDGIEAIQWSGDSTQIELPPGWEIPDTKSISLGATGEFVIDEIQFTPISD